In Acidobacteriota bacterium, the DNA window GGAGATCTGGATGGAGAAGCGACTGTTTGTTGGCAACCTTCCCTACAGCGTCGGAGACAGTGAGCTCGAGTCCGTCTTCGCGAACCACGGCAACGTGGTGGGCGCGATCGTCATCCGCGACCACGAGTCGGGTCGCTCCCGCGGCTTCGGTTTCGTGGAGATGGAGACCGAGGAAATGGCCGAGAATGCCGTTGGAGCGATGGACGGGTTCGAGCTGGAAGGGCGGCGCCTGCGAGTGAACGAGGCGCAACCGAAAAACAACGGTCAGCAGCGGCGCTCCGACTTCGGAGAGCGCTGGTAGCTCAGGAGGGCGCGAACGAAAAAGCCCCGCGAGTGCGGGGCTTTTTCACGTCGAGGCGGTTCGAGCGATTCAACGAGGATGGATCTCCTTGCCTGCATTATTCACGAGGTCTCGTCACGAGGGCGGCGAGGTGTGGTACCCAGTGGGGTTTGCGACCCAAGGGGCGCGGAAGCGTACTCGACAGTACGTTGAGCACCCCGAGGCGAGCAAACGCCGCTGGGTATCGTATATCGCCGGCCGCAGTAGAGACTTCATGAATAATGCAGGCTAAAAATTGAACGACAGACCGCCGGCCGCTTGTGCACCG includes these proteins:
- a CDS encoding RNA-binding protein translates to MEKRLFVGNLPYSVGDSELESVFANHGNVVGAIVIRDHESGRSRGFGFVEMETEEMAENAVGAMDGFELEGRRLRVNEAQPKNNGQQRRSDFGERW